The following coding sequences lie in one Spodoptera frugiperda isolate SF20-4 chromosome 24, AGI-APGP_CSIRO_Sfru_2.0, whole genome shotgun sequence genomic window:
- the LOC118278827 gene encoding zinc finger imprinted 3-like, whose protein sequence is MSYGIVCRCCLVRTPDKDLKTQYTILGKSEIYADMLKECFEIQVQLNPEDENCGICEVCITRLRDASDFKLQVQECQKEILAKYNALTVKDETSPKVKEELLDLDDENGIYFLELKEEMSDDFDDFKDADDNKKLVEMLGFNDVTIKKRSDKRRSKKRLLLDSSRDEMKTKARAMKLSLRAFQQEVVMKMKVSSAQIVTDSTKHRTNIDTLLKYSNCTPFANKTIAGILCAYCKTTYRDLPHLRTHIHEEHKHDNLIETKRMDKNNMSIKMDITDLKCNICQTNMDTISNLKKHLTKDHDINFYQEVKDYILEFKLSDGDILNCALCNSTYETFKMLLQHMNGHYRNYICEICDLGFINKHKLRNHQRTHEIGTFNCSFCEKVFSTKVRKLCHEKYTHNASARYTTNCPHCNQQFTSYYRRNRHMADEHNISAATYKCNICEKSFILKSKLTSHIKKVHLMERNHICSECGQGFFIKQSLDEHMIKHNGERVFKCLVCTKAYARKKTLREHMRIHNNDRRFKCGICNLAFVQKCSLKSHMLSNHGITLAVYESNKNDALSP, encoded by the exons atgtCCTACGGCATAGTTTGCCGCTGCTGCCTTGTGCGGACTCCCGATAAGGATTTAAAAACCCAATACACTATATTGGGCAAATCGGAAATTTACGCGGATATGTTAAAAGAATGCTTCGAAATTCAG GTCCAACTCAATCCGGAAGATGAGAACTGTGGTATATGTGAGGTCTGCATCACAAGGCTGCGAGATGCCAGCGACTTCAAGCTCCAAGTACAGGAGTGCCAGAAGGAGATACTGGCTAAATACAATGCTCTTACTGTTAAAG ATGAAACAAGTCCTAAAGTGAAAGAGGAATTACTAGACTTGGATGATGAGAACGGGATATATTTTCTAG AATTAAAAGAAGAAATGTCAGATGATttcgatgacttcaaagatgcgGATGACAACAAGAAGCTAGTAGAGATGCTGGGGTTCAACGATGTCACTATTAAGAAGAGATCCGACAAGAGAAGGAGTAAGAAGAGATTGCTTCTTGATAGCTCTAGAGATG AAATGAAAACAAAGGCCCGTGCGATGAAGCTCTCACTCCGCGCGTTTCAGCAGGAAGTGGTGATGAAGATGAAGGTGTCCTCCGCGCAGATCGTCACGGACAGCACCAAGCATAGAACGAACATCGACACACTACTCAAATACTCCAACTGCACCCCGTTTGCTAACAAAACTATTGCAG GAATCCTCTGCGCCTACTGCAAGACAACATACAGAGACCTACCGCACTTACGGACACACATACACGAGGAACATAAACATGACAACTTAATTGAAACCAAACGAATGGACAAGAACAATATGTCCATTAAAATGGACATTACAGActtaaaatgtaacatttgtCAGACAAACATGGACACAATAAGCAATTTGAAGAAACATCTGACTAAGGATCACGACATCAACTTCTATCAAGAAGTTAAAGATTATATACTTGAATTCAAACTATCAGACGGGGATATTCTCAACTGCGCTTTATGTAACTCTACATATGAGACGTTTAAAATGCTACTTCAACATATGAATGGGCACTACAGGAACTATATATGTGAAATATGTGATTTAGGGTTTATAAACAAGCATAAGTTGAGAAATCATCAGCGTACACATGAAATTGGGACATTTAATTGCAGTTTTTGTGAGAAAGTTTTCAGCACTAAAGTCAGAAAGCTTTGCCATGAGAAATATACTCATAATGCTAGTGCTAGGTACACTACCAACTGTCCACATTGCAATCAGCAGTTTACTAGTTATTATAGGAGAAACAGACATATGGCAGATGAACATAACATATCGGCAGCTACATATAAATGCAATATATGCGAGAAATCGTTcattttaaaatctaaattaacgTCTCATATTAAAAAAGTGCATTTGATGGAACGCAACCACATTTGCTCGGAATGCGGCCAAGGGTTCTTTATAAAACAGTCGTTAGATGAACATATGATCAAACATAATGGGGAAAGGGTCTTCAAATGCTTAGTTTGCACGAAAGCGTACGCTCGAAAAAAGACCTTAAGAGAACATATGAGGATTCATAATAATGATAGAAGGTTCAAATGTGGTATTTGTAATTTGGCCTTCGTACAAAAGTGTAGTTTGAAAAGCCATATGCTATCAAACCATGGGATTACTTTAGCTGTGTATGAGAGTAATAAGAATGATGCTTTAAGTCCTTAG